The Diceros bicornis minor isolate mBicDic1 chromosome 26, mDicBic1.mat.cur, whole genome shotgun sequence sequence acctcagggcctttgtacctgCTGTCCCCTCTATTGGAAGTGTCTCCACCAAGATCTTCACACAGCAGGATCTTACTCTTTCACTTCATTTACATCACCTCCACAGAGAGCTTTCCCCTAATCACTGGATTTAAAATAACATatgtgtgcgcgcacacacacacacacacacacacacacacacctattacTCTCTAGACTCCTGCTTCTCAAAGTGAGGTTCAGGagtcagcagcatcaacatcatctGGGGAAATCAGAaacgcagaatctcaggccccaacccagacctgataaatcagaatctgcatatTAACAACATCCCAGGCGATTTATGcacatttaaagtttaaaaagcgcTGCTCTACAGGAGCCCTGCCCAATGGAAACATAATGGGAGTCACAAgtgtaattttaagttttctagtgGCCACatgaaaaggtaaaaagaagGACCCGTTTGTTTGCTGTCTCCCCTACCCCCCTACTAAAAGATGTCAGTTCCAGGAGAACAGGTGCTCCATCTGCCTTGTTTTCCACTTTATCCCCAGTATCTAAAACAGTACTGGGCACGTGGTAAATATTATTAAATGCTtgttgaaggaaaatgaaagaaggaagagacttTCTAGCACTTTATGTGTGGCAGTGTGCTATAGGGAAAGAAACCAGCACTCTGAAATTGGACGGATGTGGTCAGCTCAACCACTGACCAGCTGAGCAGCCTTGAGCAAGTGGTCTACCCTCCAGGAGCCACCTGTAGACCAGCAATGCTGCTATTTAACTTACCGTGACACCCCGATGTGATAACATGTCTACAAAGTGCCAATTACCACAATCACAGGCGTTCAATAAATACCAGTGCCTTTCCGTCATCCTCCTTCATTCTCTCCAGATACCacgtgtgaataatgctgctgacCACTTTCCTCTGGGGGGCATGAGCATGACTACTGAAGCCATGTTCCTGAGTTATTTTCCCCCAGCCAATGGGATGTGTTTATTAACTGTTGCCAGTGAAGACTACCCGAAACCATGGCGGGTCACTTCCCACCACCCTGGAGCTGAGTGCTTTCCAAAGCAGTGGTCATGCTTACTGTACAGTCTGTAAACCACGAGGGAGGCCACAGCTCGTGTCATCTCTGTCACTCTGATGGGTTCTGCCACGGCAGCCAGTTGGCCTTCCACAAGGCCCTCACCCTTAGAGGAGTTTAAGGTCTCTCCCCAGACAGCGTGTACCAGCTCATACTGAAAGATGCATTATGGCTTCACccttttattttggggggtggagggaggaaggagtagAGGGATAATCTATCCCCACTTATTAATCACTGGCCTGTGTCCATCCACCAAGTGAGGCTTGCTTTTCCATAGCTTTAACACACACATCCTAATCCATCAGTCTATCTCGCCCTGAAAATCCGATGCATGTGTTCTCAtctcaaatgtgtttttaaatcaCATTAGCTCAACAGCATAGGAGAAAGAAAAACCCGGATTTAGACATAAGTGGAGTGACACCCGAAATAAAACTGCTAGGGCTGCCTAGTTGGATATGAGGAAACCCCAGGCCAGCTCTGCCGACAACAGCCTCAATTTCTTCTTGCTCTCCCTCTTGCTGAAAACTCAACAACCAGAAACACTGGCAGAATTAGTAGGCTATTGGGAAGcacactgaaaagaaaaagaaaacaaataaatggggGGGGGAATCAAAACCTTTAATTAACCTGTGGATCTCTAACCAGGCAAACAGTAGACTGCGATTTCAGGTAGCATATGCGGTATAACCATTTAAGTACAGATGCCGCCATTTAAAAGATGGACTTGCCCCAGGGAACCAAGAGGAATGGTTTCTGTGACTGGTTGGAATCAATGCCACTGTTTCCTTCTCTACAATACAGTGAGGATGTCATCCCCTCTTCCTACATGGGAGAGAGGAGAGCCTGAAGAGATGGAGCTAATTAAAACCCCACAAATGCCCCCGAAGCACTGCTGTCTCTTGTAAGGCTGGAGAGCTATCCAAGGCCGGTCCCAGCAGACTCAGCTCCTGCGAGTCCAAGAGGTTTCTGGGAGTCTTCTCAACAGCCAGGTTTGGGTGGCTATTGACTCCCTCTATGTTAGACAGATTCTCCTCCAGCCCTTCCAATCAGCACCACTGAGTAGTATAAGGATCTCCCATGGGCCAGTCGCTGGGGTAGCAGATGGAGAACACAGAGATATCACATGGTCCTCTGAAGTGAGGATCAAGGGAATCTAGTTCTATCCACATCTCTTCAGCAGAACAGTTCTATGGGTGGCTACCAAATATTGACACCACGTCCCGAATACCACAAGTGATGGCTGAGAGTACCACAGAGCTGGAATGATATCTTCAGCAGCCGTGTCATGACAGCAAGGCAGTTACATACCTTCTTTTCCTAGCCACAGTATAAAAGAACATGAGAAAATCTGGCATCTTCTATCCTTTCATTCAGAAAATTCTCCAGACCCTGCAATCACACTTCCTGACATGCATTCCACCACTCACACTTCATCAACTTTATTTTAAGTCACCTGAATAAAACACCCCCTTCTCTATTTCCAGCTGCCGCAAAGCAACACAACACGTTTGAAAGATCTGATCTCTacacctccctctcccccaaaggGCATTTGACACTTCTCACAAGATACACAGCTTTAAAATTAGAACTGGAAAAGCCACAGTTACCCTCATAGGGCCAAAGCTACCCCACAGCAGAAACCAGAACATTCCTACAACCAACAACTAAACAACCAAAACCTTCCCAGGCATCATACTCTTTCTCCAGTTTGCTGTTGTTGCATTAATCATTCTAACACCTTTTTAATTATAATCACAAACTGGAAGCCGTGGCTTGTGATGTTATAAATACTGATTTTCCAGTTAAATTAGAATTAGGCATTTGCTGTTTTCTGTTTTGATAGGAAGGGGCCGTTTGAAGCCTCCTAAAATATTGCAATTAGTTCTCTCTGTTGAAACAGACAAGACATTAACAGACACATTTGCTGTTTCCGGTTTAATGTGCTGGAATGTTTATGCCTAAGTGTACTTCTCTCAAGCTTTGAAAGCATaaggcatatttttaaaagtggaaGAAATCAATCACAATACACACATTAATTATGTATTTCTGAAGTCAAGTTATTTCTAAAACTTTCTCAGGCTGTAATTTAAACTTAGAAAGCACATCACTTCAACAGCAAGGCGACTTGTCAGGAATCAGTTCTTATTTTACCTATTGGCTCTGTTAAAATGATAACATCATTTGAGCTGACAAAGCCTGTGTTTCTGTTTGACAATTGCAATTAATTACTGAGATGCAACCGAGATGGGGCAGCCATCCAGATCTGTTTTCCAGAGAGATATAAAACCGgcggaaagagagagaggaaaaaaaaaaaaaaaagcagaggaggtTTGCATTTTGGGCATTGGCACCACTGTTGTTTTAAATGTTATGGCTGGCAAGAAAGCtggattattaatttattttacctgCACTTAACTTTctactctcctctctctttctctcaccgcTGGCAGACGGTGGAAAAGGAGGGAGATGAGCATTTCACAAGACATAGCTCCAATCTGTTGCAAAGGAGGCGCCGGTTAGAAAGGGCAGGGGCGCAGGACGTAACAACTCTTAGGGCACCACTTGTCATGCAGACACTGATGCCCCTGATACAAAATCAACCCAGGTTTCATGAAGCCAAACGCGGATAGAAAGTTCTGGAGACAGGGAACCTGCTCAGTATTTACTAGAAAGCCAAAACTCACCAGCATGATCTTTTTAACTGTTCTCTGTTCATTTTGCTCTAACCTGAAAATACTCAAGTTGGACTCCAGCCACGCAAATGCGTTTGAGGGCGATTTTGAGGGATTCCAGGGGATCTCAAAGCCTTTTAGTTAATCTAGTCAtcctgcttcatgcctcagcgtCCCCAACACAGAAGCGCAGAGCCCCGCAAAAGCCTGGGCTGGGAAACACCCCGCGGGCACCTGGACTGGGGATTCCCAGGCTTGGAGCTAGGCAGATTCAGAAGCACCTCCCTGGGCGAGGAGCCTGAGGCAGGCAGGGAAGGGTGACATCTCCTCCTCTCGCCTTGAAATAAAGTGATCCTTGGCCAGACTCTAGCCCTCTCTGCGCTTCCCCTGAGCAGCCCCGCCAGGTTTCGCAGAGCCCTCGCGGGGCGAAAGGCTCTCGGGGAGGTGCCTGGATGTCCAAGGGCATGGGAAGCGCCGGCTTCCCCTCCGGGTCTTTTCCACGCGTCTATCCCACCCCCTGAGCCCAGGGTCCTACCTGTACCACTCCAGCCCCTTTTCGTAGTTCCTGTCGAAGAAGTGCGGCTCTACGCCCACCGCCCGCACGTCCGGGTGGACTCGGATCGCCTCCAGCAGCGCGCGGGTCCCTCCTTTCTTGACCCCGATGATGAGCGCCTGTGGCAGCTTCTTCTCCCCATAGTCGGGGGTGCTGAGGGCGCCGCCCCTCTCGCTGCTCCCGTTGGCCGCTCTCCGGCCTGCGAGCTCCTCGTCGGTGGTGCTGGACTCCTGCGCTTCCCTCTCCAGCAGCGCGCTCTGCGCCGTGATCATCTCGCTGGGGGCCAGCGGGGTCCGGAGCCAGGCGTCCCGGGATCCCCCGCCGCCGCTCGCGAGCCCCCAGCCATCGGCCCCGGGGGCGGCGGGCTGCTCGGGGGCCTCGGGCAGCTCCCCGCGACTCGCGTTGTCCGGCGGTGGCGGCGCGGGCGGCTGCGAGGGGGCGCCGAGGCGCACGGGGAGAGGCAGCAGAGAGGGTGGCGGCGGGCTCGGCGGGGGCTCGGCGGCGGCGCCCGGCGGCTCCTGCAGTGCCAGGGGGAATTGCAGAGAGCCCGAGCCGCCCAGGAGGCTGTAGCACAGGTAGGTGACGGACAGGGACAAGGTGCACATAAAAAGCAGCTTGCGCGCCGGCGGCCCCTTAGCAGAGgcgccgggcggcggcggcgtggCGAGAGGTGGAGGCGGAGGCGGAGGCGGAGGAGGTGCGGGCCACGGGGCCATCGCGGCTCCCGgctcgcggcggcggcggcggcggcagccccCGGCGCTGCCCGGACATGGTttcagccgccgccgccgccgccgccgccgccgcccagcCGCCCCGGCTGCATGAAGCGACGCCGCTGCGCCCCCAGCCCTGGCCGCTGTCCCGCTGCGCCGGGGGAGAGCCCGGCCGCATGGCCCCCCTCCCCACTCTTCCCGCGGAGTCCGGGTGGTCCCCCGCCACCCCCCCTCAGCCTCTGGCAAGGGGACCGAGGGGGGCGCGCGGACCCGCCGGCTGCACCTGCTCCGTCTGCAGCGCCCCCGCTTCCCCGGCTCCGCCGCGGCTCCTGCTTCAGcctctgccgccgccgccgcgcgctgTTGCAGCCCCGAGTTCCTTCCCCGCTGCTAACTTTCTGCCGGGAGAGAGGAGAGGCGCGGAGGGGAGGCGGAGGGGGCCGGGCGCGCGCCCCGCGCCGCCGAGGGAAGGGGAGTGCGCCTCGCGCGCGCCTGCGGAGGGGGACGCGGGAGCGGAGGCGTGCGCTAGAGCTGGGGCACCCGACAAAGCGGAGATGGTGTCACCCCATTCAACACTCACACGCTGGAGGGGTTTCCCGCCCAACCCTGGTGCTCCCGCTCTCCTGGGAGCCTGGGACCCCAGGTTCTCCGCCCCTCTCCCAAGACTTTTAGGGACGTGGAGCCCGAAGCCAACCGCCAATGCCGCGCACCAGGGAGCTGGGGGCATGAGGGTGGCAAGCTCTCGCTTTCCCTTTTCTCATGGGACTCGAGGCAAACTCGGCCGTCTCTGACCCGCCCTTCTCTCACCCTGGACATCCTCCTGGCTTTGGCCCAGGAGTAATTTCTTCTCCTTAACAGCTTTCCCATCCCAACTTCTATCTTTCCAGCCTCCCTGTCTTGTCTTGAAGCTTCTGATTGGTGTAGCTTCGATACAAACCCCCAGGTTTCTCTACCCCAGAGCTTTTGCCTCTGTCCCGCTACCGGTTGACTGTGCTTTCTGCTCCAAAAGAAGAGGCTGTCCCCTCCTCGACACCCTGAACCACGGATGCGCCTGCGCCCCTTGGGGGCCATTGCCACTAAAGGAATTCAGATTTCCCAGGACTGAAATAGACTGAGACTATCATCGCTCTAAACACCTTATAACTAGAAACAAGTTGGGTTGCAGGGTGTCTATGCTTCGCTTcactgaataaaaaaaaaaaaaagtcttttctttGCAGAGAGATTTTCAtccctcctcacctccctctCCTGGGGGGAATGGTAAACATCAGAAGGCTTTGGAACATTCAAAACTAGACTGCTTCCTGTTTCCTTTTGCTCAGGAAGGTAGGGGAAATgggaggaagaggcagaaagATCAACTGAGGCAGTCTAGCAAACTCTGCTTCCTGGGGACAAGGGCTGGCCCTGCACTCTCCTGGGGACAGTCTTTCCCAGAGGCTGGCTCAGGTGAGTCTCATTTACCCTGCTAGCCACAGCTGGGTGCCTAGAGGGCTGATGTGATTGGCATCTCTGGTTTTGTTTGATCACATGATAGGAACAACAGttgaaagaaaatgtatataaagtCTAAATATTAACTAGATACCTAGtgccaaagagagaaaaaaaggttaATCCAATAAGATGAAGAACACGGACTTTTTCCTGAGTGAACAGAAGCTCACTGCTGCTCTCAGCTGGACAGGAGTTTCCTTCACTGCAGCTTCAATTCAGATAAAGATTATTCCTTGATAATACATTTTTTATGGT is a genomic window containing:
- the HS3ST4 gene encoding heparan sulfate glucosamine 3-O-sulfotransferase 4, translating into MAPWPAPPPPPPPPPPLATPPPPGASAKGPPARKLLFMCTLSLSVTYLCYSLLGGSGSLQFPLALQEPPGAAAEPPPSPPPPSLLPLPVRLGAPSQPPAPPPPDNASRGELPEAPEQPAAPGADGWGLASGGGGSRDAWLRTPLAPSEMITAQSALLEREAQESSTTDEELAGRRAANGSSERGGALSTPDYGEKKLPQALIIGVKKGGTRALLEAIRVHPDVRAVGVEPHFFDRNYEKGLEWYRNVMPKTLDGQITMEKTPSYFVTNEAPQRIHSMAKDIKLIVVVRDPVTRAISDYTQTLSKKPEIPTFEVLAFKNRTLGLIDASWSAIRIGIYALHLENWLQYFPLSQILFVSGERLIVDPAGEMAKVQDFLGLKRVVTEKHFYFNKTKGFPCLKKPEDSSAPRCLGKSKGRTHPRIDPDVIHRLRKFYKPFNMMFYQMTGQDFQWEQEEGDK